The Penaeus chinensis breed Huanghai No. 1 chromosome 6, ASM1920278v2, whole genome shotgun sequence genomic interval ATATTGTAAATGAAGCAACTCTGGTAAAACGTAAACGATTTTCAGAACGTGAAGAACTTGACACTGACTGTTCATGAAAATACTTGCCTTCATCATTTCAATTTCATGGCTAGAACTTCTTGTTCATATTGATttccataaagaaaaaaagtagtttGAAGTTTTAAGTAGTAAATAAAATCCcgcaaaaataaaattttaattaaaatagCTACAAATATCAAATTTGTTCATACTGATTTTGCTATGCAGgaagatatatgcacataccaatattttttccctcttctagtATATTATGGAATTTCCGTGTTTCCAAAGAGTGTGATTCTTTTGTCTGAACTAAACTGTTCATTTGTTAAGGGTAAAAAAAATCTAACTTACATCACAGTCTTGCACTGTTTTCATGCACAAACAATAATCATCTGAAAGTACCCAAATATTAACAGGCACATACTgctataaaaatattgatgaagtAACCattataaatcaatatacatTCATTATCCACTGATATCTAAATTGCACTTAGTGCAATTTATTTCTAAgcattatatacaatacataagtaATATAGCACTGTTATAGCAGTGAAATGCTATAACCTGCATTTCAGCACTTGCACTTTTATCTGAATATGAAATGTATGAAACTAAATTTAACAAAAGATATCTACTCTGgcacttatgaaaaaaaaatccaagaaaaagTCGAACCTTACCTGGCATTATAATGGCACATCATTTAATTTTGTTTGAAGGTTTATAACAAAGTTCCGAAATATAAGGTCACTACTGTGTACATTATGTTTCCTGCAAGATTAAGATCTGAGTGTGCTGGGAGGCAGATCTATTGAGAACTGTAAAGATGGTGACAAAAAGGCACCTTACTACTATCACAATACCTTTCATTACAGTCTAAATCTACCCTCcacaccccccacaacccccacagCCACCACAACCTCCgccatctcctcccccatccccaccaccatctcctccagcACCCCCATCCCCTGCTAGAGTACCGAACATATAAGCAAAAGCATCCAttccaccatctccatctccaacatTCATATCAGCTCCTCCATCTACTGCAGTGCTCGTTACCCATCCACCATAATCTGGTGCTCCAAATGTGGCATACACTCCGCCACCACAGCCCCCACAGCCTCCACACGAACCACATCCTCCTCCACAGGCCATGAAGCCAATAGCACATCCAGTAGCTGTATCCTCTGCATCGTGGTTAGACTTCTTTCTGCGGGAAGCATTAGTGGGAGCTGCTGCAGAGAAGAATCCCAGGGCAACTAGTAATTTTAGATTTTCTACAGGTATCCGTCGTGGTAGCCTGAGAGGGTCAACCATCTTTTTACTGTCAATGGAATCTGTTGTGTCTTCTGGCATTTGACGGGGTTGGCACAGAATGTGTAATACCGTCACACTCAAACCCAATGTCACATTCTCTATCCattcatttgtattttcatttacctgcaaggaaaagaaaagttctGTTTAAAAATTGCAAGCTAAATTAAATCTGGAATGTATTTCCTAAAAATCCAACTttcaaaatgatatataaataatgttcttAGCTTCATTCTCTAAAATAACCCtatggatttttgtttttactttctattattactttttcatgaGTTAGACCTTTAAAACTCAAACCTTTTTACTCTCACCAAAGTAAGATTCTCACACCTCATCTATGAAGAATTGATATCCTAGTATGCAGTCTAACAAGATCAATTCTGCCTCAATATGGAATAGCAAAAGCAAAACTGCAAGAAACAAGCCTCAACTAAATGGATATCCTTTAGAAAGTGTGTTTGTAGTTTAATGAGAGTGCCCTGGCTAGAAGTGGGAGTGGTTCTAGTGTTCCTCTAGTTTCACAAGAGATAACAAAGTAGCAATCTCAGGATTTATAAAAAATGAGAGCTGCTAGACCTATAACTCTCCCCTGATTAACTCCTCCAAGCAAGTCCTTCAGTTTGGGGCTAGAAGTCATCCCAGGTTAACCCAGCATCTAGCACACTGATACAATCAAGCAACAGGAAAGACTTGTTTACCACAGTGAGACTTTATAGATGTTACTTTACCCAAAGTGCTAATAAGACATGAGAGATGAGGTGTTTTCATTTACGGTACCCCCTTTTCCTATACAGAAATGCAAATTTCTAAATCCTCCTAGGTTTCATTTTAAATCTGAAGATAAAATCCAATCTTTTAAAACTCTTGTGTCTTTTAGTAAACATGTTTTATGTAGTGTTTTTTGTCTGCCATATATATTAGACTGAAGTCACACTGAATGCAATGCAAAGTGATGTGGGGAGCTTTGATCTGCAGCAATAACACCAGCAGCAAGTGAATGCAAGAATGTCCAAGGTAACCAAGGTAAATATCAGCACAGTTAGGTAGGTCTGAAAATCGCAACACACACCACAattattttcctttgattttgCTTTCATCACAGGAAAAAATGCAACTATTAGAAAgcctttttttatatgaattctgtggaaataaaagtaaaagtgtgAATACATGAAATAACTGTACTTCAATATGTATTTACTTAACTAGTGTACTGCCACTTGAGTGTGGAAGATTTCATTAATAAATTACTTTGCatttcaaaaaaaataatttgtaatgCAAATCTGATTTTGTAGAGTCAACATTCCTTACATATGTTAATAATACTTGCATAATCATCAATAAACTGAAGATGAGCTTTCTTATGGTCTCACACACCTCCAAATCAATTCTTAAAATCCAATCAATGAtttttctgtcatatatatatgaggtaattGACAACCATATATTTTAGATATGAACCAGAATGGGAACAATTTCATAGAAGAGACATGCCACTATATTAACCtattaatattttgttctttaaaagaatagaaagaaaatatttatatatttttttcccatcctcttctcaTACATGACAGCAACTATTCAatccttattcattttatttgctGCATCTCAAATGCACAAGGTCTGAAGAACTTGTGATCAGACTCTCAGTATTCAATGTCAGCAGCATATTTCATTCTAGTAAAGATAACTGTCAAATTTTCTACAAAACTGCACAGAATAGCAGCATTGCCACATCTTCTGTCAGAATGATGTGCCCATGCCCCACAGTACAAAGTTTCCCACTTCCCACTGCATTGCATTACATCAGCATTACTCTTAACAGCTAATTAAAGAAAAACTTCATGTTATCAGCTACAGTACCTGCCCCACTAGTACCTCATTCAGTCTTACCTTAAAAATACCACTTTGCATGTCAATATGAAGATCTTGAAGATTATAACTATATAGTTGCTGATCATAAGGCAAGGATATAACAGTTGCTGGAGCAGAAGGTGGACAATGGAATCTCAATAACAAGTGTCCAGGGCTACCTGGGATGCCGCGCCTTGCTGTGAATAAAGAAgttaaaataaacatatttggCTACAAAATCATtagctatgtatacacacaaatgcttaCCATACAGAAAACATGTAGTCCTGTGTTACTCCAAA includes:
- the LOC125026354 gene encoding uncharacterized protein LOC125026354, with amino-acid sequence MEVCHSRHLNMSSIHVYAQDASGRKLVSLAHTLDANTLPSPASLKCQNASVMAKKLAMWNVSEGERAMIIKTAKGDWAIVIAAWEGLRRGLPGTLSRRGIPGSPGHLLLRFHCPPSAPATVISLPYDQQLYSYNLQDLHIDMQSGIFKVNENTNEWIENVTLGLSVTVLHILCQPRQMPEDTTDSIDSKKMVDPLRLPRRIPVENLKLLVALGFFSAAAPTNASRRKKSNHDAEDTATGCAIGFMACGGGCGSCGGCGGCGGGVYATFGAPDYGGWVTSTAVDGGADMNVGDGDGGMDAFAYMFGTLAGDGGAGGDGGGDGGGDGGGCGGCGGCGGCGG